In one window of Streptomyces roseofulvus DNA:
- a CDS encoding SSI family serine proteinase inhibitor has product MLLRRLVLATALATGLAGASVGASSAVPLPELPPLPLLSPPDSLTVTVSGSGIPEADGSWKLTCDGRVGGDHPAAERACERLEGFARAGENPFAPVPADRMCTQLYGGPVTAQVIGTWQGRRIDARFSRSNGCEIDRWENAEPLLPSVRA; this is encoded by the coding sequence ATGCTGCTGCGCCGTCTCGTTCTCGCCACCGCCCTCGCCACCGGCCTCGCCGGCGCCTCCGTGGGCGCCTCCTCCGCCGTGCCGCTGCCGGAGCTGCCGCCGCTGCCGCTGCTCTCGCCGCCGGACTCGCTGACGGTGACCGTCTCCGGGAGCGGCATCCCGGAGGCCGACGGCAGCTGGAAGCTCACCTGCGACGGGCGGGTGGGCGGCGACCATCCGGCGGCCGAGCGGGCCTGCGAGCGCCTGGAGGGCTTCGCGCGCGCCGGGGAGAACCCCTTCGCGCCGGTCCCGGCGGACCGAATGTGCACCCAGTTGTACGGCGGACCGGTCACCGCACAGGTGATTGGCACCTGGCAGGGGCGCCGGATCGACGCCCGTTTCTCCCGGTCGAACGGCTGCGAGATCGACCGCTGGGAGAACGCGGAACCCCTCCTTCCGAGCGTCCGGGCCTGA